The Crocosphaera subtropica ATCC 51142 genome includes a window with the following:
- a CDS encoding lipopolysaccharide assembly protein LapA domain-containing protein, producing the protein MLSMLKLLTNVIISVVIALWIGAIAIFSIQNITAVSLNFLLWESIKLPIGVLLSFCVGGGFIIGSLLPFLLQPSKRKQKRPLRSSMNDMSDFDFDN; encoded by the coding sequence ATGCTAAGTATGCTAAAACTACTCACAAATGTCATTATTTCAGTAGTGATTGCCTTGTGGATAGGGGCGATCGCTATTTTTTCCATTCAAAATATTACTGCAGTTTCCCTAAACTTCTTACTATGGGAATCGATTAAACTACCCATTGGTGTTTTATTATCCTTTTGTGTGGGAGGAGGTTTCATTATTGGCAGTTTGTTACCTTTTCTCTTGCAACCTTCAAAACGCAAGCAAAAACGCCCCTTGAGAAGTTCAATGAATGATATGAGTGACTTTGACTTTGATAATTGA
- a CDS encoding UDP-N-acetylmuramoyl-L-alanyl-D-glutamate--2,6-diaminopimelate ligase: MMKLHDLLNNVPSISSLPNHPALERDVKGISTNSHSCQPGDIFIGMPGTRVDGGEFWQSAMEVGATAAMISPQAAEKFPPTDDHCVMIVDDLITVAAEVAAAFYHYPAQQLNMIGVTGTNGKTTTTHLIEYFLSQCQKPTALIGTLYTRWPGFQQTAVHTTPFAPELQEQLAEAVSANNEYCVMEVSSHALAQGRVKQCPFKVSVFTNLTQDHLDFHKDMEDYFAAKQLLFTPDYLQEKAIINLDDPYGKRLIESLKPEQVWSYSVGDTQADFYTRDLTYRGNGVTGTLHTPLGTVNFTSPLVGQFNLSNVLAAVAAVLHLGLDLTTIIETLPHFLGVPGRMERVQINDKQDITVIVDYAHTPDSLENSLKAARPFIQGQLICVFGCGGDRDRTKRPLMGQASAELADVSVVTSDNPRTEDPQRILEDILTGIPETVEPFVISDRAEAIKTAILQAKPGDGVLIAGKGHEDYQILGTEKIHFDDREEAGKALEIRLK; this comes from the coding sequence ATGATGAAACTTCACGATTTATTAAATAACGTTCCGAGTATTTCTTCCCTTCCTAACCATCCTGCTTTAGAAAGAGACGTTAAGGGTATCTCGACTAACTCCCATTCTTGCCAACCAGGAGACATCTTTATTGGGATGCCGGGAACTCGTGTGGACGGAGGTGAGTTCTGGCAAAGTGCGATGGAGGTGGGGGCAACTGCTGCTATGATCAGTCCCCAAGCTGCTGAAAAATTTCCCCCAACTGATGACCATTGTGTGATGATTGTGGATGATTTGATTACCGTTGCTGCTGAGGTGGCGGCCGCTTTTTATCATTATCCAGCACAACAATTAAACATGATTGGGGTCACCGGAACCAATGGCAAAACAACCACGACCCATTTAATTGAATATTTCCTCAGCCAATGTCAAAAACCAACGGCGTTAATTGGCACGTTATATACTCGTTGGCCAGGGTTTCAACAAACAGCCGTCCATACCACCCCTTTTGCCCCTGAATTACAAGAACAACTAGCCGAAGCGGTGTCGGCTAATAACGAATATTGTGTCATGGAAGTTAGTTCCCATGCCTTAGCCCAAGGACGGGTTAAACAATGTCCATTTAAGGTGAGTGTGTTTACTAATTTAACCCAAGATCATCTTGACTTTCATAAAGATATGGAAGATTATTTTGCAGCGAAACAGTTATTATTTACCCCAGATTATTTACAAGAAAAAGCCATTATCAACTTAGATGATCCCTACGGTAAACGATTAATTGAAAGTTTGAAGCCTGAGCAAGTTTGGAGTTATAGTGTTGGGGATACTCAGGCGGATTTTTATACCAGGGATTTAACCTATCGAGGGAATGGGGTTACAGGAACCTTACACACCCCATTAGGAACAGTTAATTTTACTTCTCCATTGGTGGGACAATTCAATTTATCCAACGTTTTAGCAGCCGTTGCAGCCGTTTTGCATCTAGGGTTAGACTTAACAACAATCATAGAAACATTACCCCACTTTCTGGGAGTTCCTGGACGTATGGAACGGGTACAAATTAACGACAAACAAGATATTACGGTTATTGTTGATTATGCCCATACTCCCGATAGTTTGGAAAACTCCTTAAAAGCAGCCCGTCCTTTTATTCAAGGTCAACTCATTTGTGTTTTCGGTTGTGGGGGCGATCGCGATCGCACGAAACGGCCGTTAATGGGTCAAGCGTCGGCTGAATTGGCGGATGTTTCCGTCGTTACCTCTGATAACCCCAGAACCGAAGATCCCCAAAGAATTTTAGAGGATATCTTAACAGGAATTCCTGAAACCGTTGAACCTTTCGTGATTAGCGATCGGGCTGAAGCTATTAAAACAGCCATTCTACAAGCTAAACCAGGTGATGGGGTTTTAATTGCAGGAAAAGGTCACGAAGATTATCAAATTTTAGGGACAGAAAAAATCCATTTTGATGATCGAGAAGAAGCCGGAAAAGCGTTAGAAATTCGCCTGAAATAA
- a CDS encoding lipid-A-disaccharide synthase-related protein — protein MSSPSKRILFISNGHGEDNHSSYVIETLLQLYPNLEVAAMPIVGEGNAYRRLNVPIIGPTQNMPSGGFSYINRLRLLTDLKAGLVGLTWQQLQAVWQYAPSCDLIMATGDTVSQGFAYSTGYRYVSFISCLSALYEGTLNVGPFIGTFLRSPRCLGVFTRDPYTAKDLKKQGISKAQFGGIPSLDKLQPTGKDLALKSDVPMIALLPGSRLPEAVRNFKLQLNLILEIVKIMPPENIQFRAALVPKVMQELATIANSEGWQYKDNQLSKKTEQGTVEVFCYSDAFNDILHNCTLMLGMAGLAVDQGIALGKPVIQVPGEGPQFTYEFAEAQNRLIGSCAQTIGQGPATPETLTEAAKCVAKTVTNESYLQECEEKGKARFGPPGASERIARFLLSHLGVNQDREQGTASI, from the coding sequence ATGTCGTCACCGTCTAAGCGAATATTATTTATTAGCAATGGCCATGGAGAAGATAATCATTCATCCTACGTCATTGAAACCCTATTACAACTGTATCCTAATCTAGAGGTGGCGGCCATGCCTATTGTGGGGGAAGGGAACGCCTATCGTCGCTTAAATGTTCCTATCATTGGCCCAACCCAAAATATGCCCTCTGGCGGTTTTTCTTATATTAATCGTTTGCGTCTTCTCACCGACTTAAAAGCGGGGTTAGTGGGGTTAACCTGGCAACAGTTACAAGCAGTGTGGCAATATGCCCCCAGTTGCGATTTAATTATGGCTACGGGTGACACCGTATCCCAAGGGTTTGCTTATTCCACGGGTTACCGTTACGTCTCTTTTATTTCTTGTTTATCTGCTTTATACGAAGGAACGTTAAACGTTGGGCCGTTTATCGGAACTTTTTTGCGATCGCCTCGCTGTTTAGGGGTGTTTACCAGAGATCCTTACACGGCAAAAGATTTAAAAAAACAAGGCATCAGTAAAGCCCAGTTTGGGGGTATTCCTTCCCTCGATAAATTACAACCCACAGGGAAAGATTTAGCATTAAAGTCAGATGTTCCGATGATTGCTTTATTGCCAGGATCACGACTACCGGAAGCGGTTCGTAATTTTAAACTACAACTTAATCTTATCTTAGAAATTGTTAAAATAATGCCCCCTGAAAACATACAATTTCGGGCTGCTTTGGTTCCGAAAGTGATGCAAGAATTAGCAACCATAGCCAATAGTGAAGGTTGGCAATATAAAGATAATCAATTAAGCAAAAAAACTGAACAGGGAACCGTCGAAGTATTCTGTTATTCTGATGCGTTTAATGATATTTTACACAACTGTACATTGATGTTAGGCATGGCAGGGTTAGCAGTGGATCAAGGTATTGCATTGGGTAAACCCGTTATTCAAGTCCCCGGCGAAGGTCCCCAATTTACCTATGAATTTGCTGAGGCCCAAAACCGTCTCATTGGCAGTTGCGCCCAAACTATCGGCCAAGGACCAGCGACCCCTGAAACCCTCACAGAAGCAGCGAAATGTGTGGCTAAAACCGTCACTAATGAATCTTATTTACAGGAGTGCGAAGAGAAAGGAAAAGCCCGTTTTGGACCCCCTGGGGCTTCTGAAAGAATTGCCCGTTTTTTATTGTCTCATTTGGGAGTTAATCAAGATAGGGAACAGGGAACAGCGAGTATTTAA
- a CDS encoding response regulator transcription factor — protein sequence MSNPCILVVEDEVKLAQFIELELKYEGYTVTVVNDGLSGLTTARESNPDLILLDWMLPGISGLDICKRLRQTGSKVPIILLTAKDDISDRVAGLDAGADDYIVKPFNLEELLARVRANLRRNHEEDPDLLQFLDLSLNRNTREVFRGSRLIELTAKEFDLLEYLMSHPKQVLSRDQILERVWGYDFMGDSNIIEVYVRYLRLKLEAEQEKRLIQTVRGVGYVLRD from the coding sequence ATGAGTAACCCCTGTATTTTAGTGGTTGAAGATGAAGTCAAACTAGCTCAGTTTATTGAATTAGAACTGAAATATGAAGGCTATACAGTGACAGTGGTTAATGATGGGTTATCGGGACTAACCACAGCAAGAGAAAGCAACCCCGACCTCATTTTATTAGATTGGATGTTACCAGGCATTTCAGGACTCGACATTTGTAAACGACTGCGACAAACCGGAAGTAAAGTCCCCATTATCTTATTAACGGCTAAAGATGATATCAGCGATCGTGTGGCAGGTTTGGATGCAGGGGCCGATGATTATATCGTTAAACCTTTTAATCTAGAAGAATTATTAGCCAGAGTTCGGGCCAATTTAAGGCGAAATCATGAAGAAGATCCCGATCTTTTGCAATTTTTAGACCTTAGTTTAAATCGTAATACCCGTGAAGTGTTTCGGGGTAGTCGTTTGATTGAACTAACGGCCAAAGAGTTCGACTTACTAGAATATTTAATGTCTCATCCTAAACAAGTCCTCAGTCGAGATCAAATTTTAGAAAGGGTTTGGGGTTATGACTTTATGGGAGATTCTAATATTATTGAGGTTTATGTGCGTTATTTACGGTTAAAATTAGAAGCTGAACAAGAAAAACGACTGATCCAAACCGTTCGAGGTGTGGGTTATGTCTTACGAGACTAG
- a CDS encoding Coq4 family protein: MGFKYINQIANPDNLQEFLTLVDLAAGAGQNVNNAIDLSQKLHETAPMKVCLQILNQDADCAQMLKERYIGPYFDLETMLKMPKGSLGWTYAKVLSALGYDPQFYRSTENFKTDADYVTFRVFKTHDLHHILTGYSLDDLGELGVLSVSVGQFAYPGFTFLDLMSFLFRFFKNDQAYNKNMTPQEQVKTLNYAFKLVSAGIDMGQAAKPLFPVKWEENLERPLEEWREMLNIKPVLDGPYSWYTRKELQAAIA; this comes from the coding sequence ATGGGTTTTAAATATATTAATCAAATTGCTAACCCCGACAATTTACAGGAATTTCTCACATTAGTTGATTTAGCTGCTGGTGCTGGTCAAAATGTTAATAATGCTATTGATTTAAGTCAAAAGTTACACGAAACAGCCCCGATGAAGGTTTGCCTTCAGATACTGAATCAAGATGCTGACTGCGCTCAAATGCTCAAAGAACGTTATATCGGACCTTATTTTGACCTAGAAACCATGTTAAAAATGCCCAAAGGTTCTTTGGGCTGGACTTATGCTAAAGTATTGAGTGCTTTGGGTTACGATCCTCAATTTTATCGAAGCACTGAAAATTTTAAAACCGATGCTGATTATGTTACCTTTCGTGTCTTTAAAACCCATGATCTCCATCATATTTTAACCGGTTATAGTTTAGATGATTTGGGAGAACTAGGGGTTCTTTCTGTTAGCGTTGGGCAATTTGCTTATCCTGGTTTTACGTTTCTTGATTTAATGTCTTTTTTGTTTAGATTTTTCAAAAACGATCAAGCCTATAATAAAAATATGACTCCCCAAGAACAGGTAAAAACCCTGAATTATGCTTTTAAATTAGTATCTGCTGGTATCGATATGGGACAAGCAGCTAAACCCTTATTTCCTGTTAAATGGGAAGAAAACTTAGAACGTCCTCTAGAGGAATGGCGGGAAATGTTAAATATTAAACCTGTTTTAGATGGACCTTACAGTTGGTACACTCGTAAAGAACTTCAAGCAGCTATTGCTTAA
- a CDS encoding NUDIX hydrolase, which translates to MSFSFPTNVTPSNVRSVALAILHQDGQFLMQLRDNIPTIIYPDRWGFFGGHLEPGETPEMGVKREVKEEINYQIENPIFFCRYDDDIAVRYIFHAPLTVPINDLNLQEGADLGLVSPDAVKQGQCYSNKLGEVRPLGKIHQEILLAFINRIGN; encoded by the coding sequence ATGAGTTTTTCCTTCCCCACAAACGTAACACCAAGTAACGTCCGTTCTGTTGCTTTGGCTATTCTTCATCAAGATGGTCAGTTTTTAATGCAGTTACGGGACAATATTCCCACTATTATTTATCCCGATCGCTGGGGTTTTTTTGGGGGTCATCTTGAACCCGGAGAAACCCCAGAAATGGGGGTTAAACGGGAAGTCAAAGAAGAGATTAATTATCAGATTGAAAACCCTATTTTTTTCTGTCGTTATGATGATGACATTGCTGTGCGCTATATTTTTCATGCTCCTTTAACCGTGCCGATCAATGACTTAAATTTACAAGAAGGGGCTGACTTAGGGTTAGTTTCTCCTGATGCGGTTAAACAAGGCCAATGTTATTCTAACAAACTGGGTGAAGTTCGTCCTTTGGGGAAAATTCATCAAGAAATTTTGTTAGCTTTTATCAATAGAATAGGAAACTAA
- the ebsA gene encoding type IV pilus biogenesis protein EbsA — MTSIEDIQPAPKGQIMIYQPYYHKDKHKILPYALSLYSQGHLEGTRRIEGGKGIPFVVSWFVSNLPSEITRCRMQFDGQAELNYEITILNAEFIDYLISVLKIYQEGQIVDFPQGFYRKLLHCEESAS, encoded by the coding sequence ATGACTAGCATCGAAGACATTCAACCTGCCCCTAAAGGCCAGATAATGATTTATCAGCCTTACTATCATAAAGATAAGCATAAAATTCTTCCCTATGCCCTTTCTTTATATTCCCAAGGACATTTAGAAGGAACCCGACGCATTGAAGGGGGAAAAGGTATTCCCTTCGTTGTTTCATGGTTTGTCTCTAATTTGCCCTCAGAAATCACTCGTTGTCGAATGCAGTTTGATGGCCAAGCAGAATTAAACTACGAAATTACGATTCTTAATGCAGAATTTATTGACTATCTCATTTCAGTGCTTAAAATTTATCAAGAAGGACAAATAGTAGATTTTCCTCAAGGATTCTATCGCAAGTTGCTACACTGTGAAGAATCTGCCTCCTAG
- a CDS encoding chlororespiratory reduction protein 7 yields MPDSIMYQEDGFVVLETDQPEQILTSQELLEKLKAILLTRQDDLPKELEKMTTVEDQAQYLMENFCDLDMGSDSYLQWYVIRLEK; encoded by the coding sequence ATGCCAGATTCAATTATGTATCAAGAGGATGGTTTTGTTGTCCTCGAAACGGATCAACCTGAACAAATATTAACCTCTCAAGAGTTATTAGAAAAACTCAAAGCTATCTTATTAACTCGTCAGGATGATTTACCCAAGGAATTAGAAAAAATGACAACAGTAGAAGATCAAGCGCAATATTTAATGGAAAATTTCTGTGATCTCGATATGGGATCTGATAGTTATCTACAATGGTATGTTATTCGTCTAGAAAAATAA
- a CDS encoding SulP family inorganic anion transporter: protein MSEIFTKKVWFSNVKNDLLAGTLVALALIPEAISFSIIAGVDPKVGLYASFSVAVITAFMGGRPGMISAATGGMALLMTTLVKGHPENGLQYLLAATILAGILQLLWSWIKLPNQMRFVPRSVMIGFVNALAILIFQAQLPQFEGASFLVYALVALGLGIIYGLPRLTTIVPSPLVAIVIITAASWIGKWDIRTVGDQGALPSSLPIFAIPQVPFNFETLQIILPYALALSLVGILQSCLTANVIDDLTDTSSNKNQEAFAHGTANIITGFLGGMAGSAMIGQSVINIRSGGRARLSSLSAGVFLFIFIIVFGEWVAQIPMAALVAVMIMVSISTFNWASIIHIRKVPKNETAVMITTVFITVLTRNLAVGVLIGVAMSAIFFSRKIANLIYVDSYLKEEGKERIYGVNGQVFFVSVDSFLSAFDFREKLEKVVVDLSHAHLWDHSAIDAVDKVVLRYRKRGVEVELIGLNEASTTLLERLTIHHNPDALDKMGSH, encoded by the coding sequence ATGAGTGAAATATTTACCAAAAAAGTTTGGTTTTCTAACGTCAAAAATGATTTGTTAGCAGGGACACTTGTTGCTTTAGCCCTAATTCCTGAAGCGATCTCTTTCTCCATTATTGCTGGAGTTGACCCCAAAGTGGGCTTATATGCCTCCTTTTCTGTGGCAGTCATCACCGCCTTTATGGGGGGTCGTCCGGGGATGATTTCAGCAGCGACAGGAGGGATGGCCTTATTGATGACCACTTTAGTCAAAGGTCATCCTGAAAATGGTTTGCAATACCTCTTGGCTGCCACCATTCTTGCAGGCATTCTACAACTTCTCTGGAGTTGGATCAAACTCCCAAACCAGATGCGGTTTGTGCCTCGTTCGGTAATGATCGGATTTGTCAATGCTTTGGCTATCCTGATTTTCCAGGCACAACTCCCCCAGTTTGAAGGGGCTTCTTTCCTAGTTTATGCCTTAGTTGCTTTGGGCTTAGGTATTATTTATGGTCTACCACGCCTAACGACTATTGTTCCCTCTCCTTTAGTGGCGATTGTCATTATTACGGCCGCCTCTTGGATAGGAAAATGGGATATCCGTACTGTGGGAGATCAAGGGGCGTTACCCAGCAGTTTACCGATTTTTGCCATTCCCCAAGTTCCTTTTAATTTTGAAACCTTACAAATCATCCTCCCTTATGCTTTAGCCCTCTCTTTGGTTGGGATACTTCAATCCTGTTTAACAGCTAATGTGATTGATGATTTAACCGATACCTCCAGTAATAAAAACCAAGAAGCCTTCGCCCACGGAACGGCCAATATTATCACTGGATTTTTGGGAGGTATGGCTGGATCTGCCATGATTGGTCAATCCGTGATTAATATTCGTTCTGGGGGACGGGCCCGCCTGTCTAGCCTCAGTGCCGGTGTTTTTCTATTTATTTTTATTATTGTCTTTGGAGAATGGGTCGCACAAATTCCCATGGCGGCTTTAGTGGCAGTTATGATTATGGTTTCTATTAGTACCTTTAACTGGGCTTCTATTATACATATTCGCAAAGTTCCTAAGAATGAAACAGCCGTGATGATCACCACTGTATTCATTACAGTGTTAACCCGTAATTTAGCCGTTGGTGTCTTAATTGGGGTAGCCATGAGTGCCATTTTCTTTAGTCGCAAAATTGCTAATCTAATTTATGTGGATTCTTATTTGAAAGAAGAGGGCAAAGAAAGGATTTATGGGGTCAATGGCCAGGTGTTTTTTGTTTCTGTCGATAGCTTTTTAAGTGCTTTTGATTTTCGGGAAAAATTAGAAAAAGTGGTTGTGGATTTAAGCCATGCTCATTTATGGGATCATTCTGCTATTGATGCTGTGGATAAAGTGGTATTACGTTATCGTAAACGAGGGGTTGAAGTAGAATTAATTGGCTTAAATGAAGCCAGCACAACCCTTTTAGAACGGTTGACAATCCATCATAATCCCGATGCTTTGGATAAAATGGGCAGCCATTAG
- a CDS encoding transposase, with amino-acid sequence MTRIPEIKYKEVGDIYGVRTWVEYGFKQSKSELGWADFRVTHYEQIQKWWELIMSAYLMICLLSESFNSTVNPISKTFQNHELWDKGKGWKSLLNNVQLILQPYFYFNFILKWLKVLPIPQLSLGFPRLIAKINEVDYLHYLVYLWDDFCYSSA; translated from the coding sequence ATGACAAGAATTCCTGAGATTAAATATAAAGAAGTTGGGGATATTTACGGAGTAAGAACTTGGGTGGAATATGGATTTAAACAATCTAAAAGTGAACTAGGATGGGCAGATTTCCGAGTCACCCACTACGAGCAAATTCAGAAGTGGTGGGAATTAATTATGTCAGCTTATTTGATGATTTGTCTCCTGAGTGAATCTTTTAATTCCACAGTGAATCCCATTTCAAAAACCTTTCAAAATCATGAGTTATGGGATAAAGGCAAGGGCTGGAAATCTCTCCTAAATAATGTGCAGTTAATCTTGCAACCTTATTTTTACTTTAATTTCATTTTAAAGTGGTTGAAAGTATTACCAATTCCTCAACTTTCATTGGGATTTCCAAGACTGATTGCTAAAATAAATGAGGTTGACTATCTACATTATTTAGTCTATCTTTGGGATGACTTTTGTTATTCTTCTGCCTAG
- the folD gene encoding bifunctional methylenetetrahydrofolate dehydrogenase/methenyltetrahydrofolate cyclohydrolase FolD, translating into MSSETASLLNGKALAQKIQGELKTTVEKLQGNIGRPPGLAVIMVGDNPASAVYVRNKEKACAKVGIASFGRHLPTETPQEEVEALIHQLNADERVDGILVQLPLPPHLDTVKLLHAIAPEKDADGLHPMNLGHLIRGEEGLRSCTPWGVMRLLEEYNLDVAGKHAVVVGRSILVGKPLALMLLEKNATVSIAHSRTPDLGEITRQGDIIIAAVGKPNLITGEMVKPEAIAIDVGINRIMTKDGASKLVGDFEFNSVSQVSSYITPVPGGVGPMTVAMLLQNTVLSYQKH; encoded by the coding sequence ATGTCTTCTGAAACTGCTTCTTTGTTAAACGGTAAAGCATTAGCGCAAAAAATTCAGGGAGAATTAAAAACCACCGTTGAAAAATTACAAGGAAATATCGGTCGTCCTCCTGGTTTGGCGGTGATTATGGTAGGAGATAATCCTGCCAGTGCGGTTTACGTTCGTAATAAGGAAAAAGCTTGCGCTAAAGTCGGAATTGCTTCCTTTGGTCGTCATTTACCCACGGAAACGCCTCAAGAAGAAGTTGAAGCTTTAATCCATCAATTGAATGCAGATGAACGGGTGGATGGTATTTTAGTTCAGTTACCTTTACCTCCCCATTTAGATACCGTAAAGTTACTCCATGCGATCGCCCCAGAAAAAGATGCTGACGGCTTACATCCCATGAACCTCGGTCATTTAATACGGGGTGAAGAGGGGTTACGCAGTTGTACCCCTTGGGGGGTGATGCGTTTGTTGGAAGAATATAACCTAGATGTTGCAGGGAAACACGCGGTGGTGGTAGGGCGCAGTATTTTAGTGGGTAAACCCTTGGCGTTGATGTTATTAGAAAAAAATGCAACAGTGAGTATTGCCCATTCTCGCACCCCCGACTTAGGAGAAATCACCCGTCAAGGAGATATTATTATCGCTGCGGTGGGTAAACCCAATTTAATCACAGGGGAGATGGTCAAACCCGAAGCGATCGCCATTGATGTCGGCATTAACCGTATTATGACAAAAGACGGTGCGTCTAAATTAGTGGGAGATTTTGAGTTTAACTCCGTTTCTCAGGTTAGCAGTTATATTACCCCAGTTCCGGGTGGTGTAGGGCCGATGACAGTGGCTATGTTACTACAAAATACAGTTTTGAGTTATCAGAAACACTAA
- a CDS encoding phosphotransacetylase family protein, with product MAQSTKYLIVASIEAYTGKSGTILGLAHQFQDKGFSIAYSKPIGTCFQDQDPKTKEADVEFIADALGLKEAQIEWPLIPLQRTTLEKRLRQEDTTDYGQSLKDSLANIEANVVILEGAGTLWEGSLFGLSVVDMAKTLDASVLLVARYHSPLVVDSLVAVKLALGDRLVGMIINDIPSEELETAQTLIKPYLESHGVSVLGLLPASRLLRSVSVREIARQLKAQVLCRGDRLDLMVESLTIGAMNVNSALEYFRQGQNKAVVTGGDRTDLQLAALETSTSCLILTGHMNPQPLIITRAEDLEVPILSVDLDTLSTVEIVDQAFGKVRLQEKIKVSCIQELMVKNFDIDRLVQQLSL from the coding sequence GTGGCACAGTCAACCAAATACTTAATTGTAGCCTCAATTGAAGCTTATACCGGCAAGTCAGGAACCATTTTAGGACTTGCCCATCAGTTTCAAGATAAAGGCTTCTCCATTGCCTATAGTAAACCTATTGGCACTTGTTTCCAAGATCAAGACCCTAAGACGAAAGAAGCGGATGTGGAGTTCATTGCTGATGCCTTAGGGTTAAAAGAAGCTCAAATAGAATGGCCTCTTATTCCTTTGCAACGGACAACGTTGGAAAAACGGCTAAGACAAGAGGATACTACAGACTACGGACAATCCCTCAAGGATAGTCTGGCTAACATTGAAGCTAATGTTGTTATTTTAGAAGGGGCTGGAACGCTCTGGGAAGGTAGTCTCTTTGGGTTATCGGTCGTTGACATGGCTAAAACCCTAGATGCGTCTGTGTTGTTAGTAGCCCGTTACCATTCTCCCTTGGTGGTGGATAGCCTGGTTGCCGTCAAACTAGCTTTAGGCGATCGCTTGGTGGGTATGATTATCAACGATATCCCTAGTGAAGAATTGGAGACGGCTCAAACCTTAATCAAACCCTATCTCGAAAGTCATGGGGTGTCAGTATTGGGTTTATTACCCGCTAGTCGTTTACTGCGTAGTGTGAGTGTTCGCGAAATCGCTCGTCAGCTAAAGGCTCAAGTGTTATGTCGTGGTGATCGCCTAGATTTAATGGTGGAAAGCCTGACTATTGGGGCGATGAATGTTAACTCAGCCTTAGAATACTTTCGTCAAGGACAAAATAAAGCGGTGGTCACTGGGGGCGATCGCACTGATCTACAATTAGCTGCTTTGGAAACCTCTACCAGTTGTCTGATTCTTACAGGACACATGAACCCCCAACCTCTGATCATCACTAGGGCCGAAGATTTAGAAGTACCTATCCTTTCGGTGGATCTCGATACCTTAAGTACAGTTGAAATTGTCGATCAGGCCTTTGGGAAAGTTCGACTGCAAGAAAAAATTAAAGTTAGCTGTATTCAGGAATTAATGGTTAAAAACTTTGATATTGATCGTTTAGTTCAACAGTTAAGCCTTTAA
- a CDS encoding DNA-binding protein: MKVLNIRGVHGAIFSLLVGGLIGCTPVNYLGLAQPSITPIGELSPQPSTESTSEEDIIYLEGKVVDRAPFMDSGSYQLQDQTGTVWVLTNGPLPQTGETVQITGKVTYQSIPMGGQDVGELYILEVEKLEANAIDNTSTVQPVVDTEVDASSDTEVKPISKPDPDEFFLPHKRNTK; encoded by the coding sequence ATGAAAGTTTTAAACATTCGAGGGGTTCATGGTGCTATTTTTTCCCTTTTAGTGGGAGGTTTGATCGGATGTACCCCTGTGAACTATTTAGGGTTAGCCCAACCGTCTATTACCCCCATTGGGGAACTGTCCCCCCAACCATCGACAGAAAGCACATCCGAAGAAGATATCATCTATTTAGAAGGAAAAGTGGTGGATCGCGCGCCGTTTATGGATAGCGGTTCCTATCAACTCCAAGATCAAACCGGAACTGTCTGGGTACTCACAAATGGCCCGTTACCTCAAACTGGGGAAACCGTACAAATTACAGGAAAAGTGACCTATCAATCGATTCCTATGGGTGGTCAAGATGTGGGAGAGTTGTATATCTTAGAGGTTGAAAAATTGGAAGCTAATGCGATCGATAATACCTCAACAGTTCAACCGGTGGTTGATACGGAAGTCGATGCTTCTAGTGATACTGAAGTTAAACCTATTTCTAAACCTGATCCTGATGAGTTTTTCCTTCCCCACAAACGTAACACCAAGTAA